In one window of Acanthopagrus latus isolate v.2019 chromosome 15, fAcaLat1.1, whole genome shotgun sequence DNA:
- the vsir gene encoding V-type immunoglobulin domain-containing suppressor of T-cell activation: protein MEWGLPCRTSLWGLCSVLLYIAGAKGEMSHAHSTLSVSAPHLYYTCPEGATVKLLCNQRGTALHTSDKLRGTWLFTPHSDQHCTGRMGPRHTVIGRLHGNHSLPPGLHFGSSEQNLWVLLQNVTHADQGRYCCMVLDIQVEHNHGSVVQKPHSHVVLQVTPRRNDGTQNCTVWDPTPPGGSVPVALAVAACILALLSLPLILVLVYKQRHSAHSSRRAQELVRMDSEAHGHENPVFLGGSPQIKTRTVSQIMTRQSSETGRHLLSEPGTPLSPPAHGEVFFPTEDSILESPEFLQV, encoded by the exons ctaAAGGCGAGATGTCCCACGCCCACTCCACCCTGAGTGTATCAGCCCCGCACCTGTACTACACCTGTCCCGAAGGTGCAACTGTCAAACTGCTGTGTAACCAGAGAGGCACTGCTTTGCACACCAGTGATAAATTGAGGGGAACCTGGCTTTTCACACCCCACAGTGACCAGCACTGTACAGGACGGATGGGCCCACGCCACACTGTCATTGGCCGTTTGCATGGCAACCACAGCTTGCCGCCAGGATTGCATTTTGGATCTTCAGAGCAAAACCTCTGGGTGCTTCTGCAGAACGTTACCCATGCTGACCAAGGTCGCTACTGCTGTATGGTCCTCGACATCCAGGTGGAACATAATCATGGCTCTGTTGTGCAGAAACCTCATAGCCACGTTGTTCTTCAAGTGACACCAC GGAGAAATGATGGAACTCAAAATTGCACTGTCTGGGATCCCACACCACCTGGAG GCTCTGTGCCAGTGGCACTGGCCGTAGCAGCCTGCATCTTGGCTCTGCTCTCCCTGCCTCTTATTCTGGTGCTTGTGTACAAACAGAGGCACAGCGCCCATTCGAGCAGAC gTGCACAAGAGCTGGTGAGGATGGACAG tgaGGCTCATGGCCATGAGAACCCTGTGTTTCTCGGGGGATCGCCGCAGATTAAGACCCGCACTGTTTCTCAGATCATGACCAGGCAATCCTCAGAGACAGGACGCCACCTGTTGTCTGAGCCGGGAACCCCTCTTTCACCTCCTGCACATGGGGAAGTATTCTTCCCAACAGAAG ACAGCATCCTTGAGTCTCCAGAGTTCCTGCAGGTTTAA